In a single window of the Oecophyllibacter saccharovorans genome:
- a CDS encoding diacylglycerol/lipid kinase family protein, with amino-acid sequence MTERFLILLNPRAGRRRRDRLERFLAALRQTGASVELRMTEHAGHATTLTYRALCSGKYGCIVAAGGDGTVAEVARGFVLAGTHTPTRKIRLGIWPLGTANVFARELHVPFAPQANARLLISGQRVNVWPGLIQYCQETGSWKAAPHSPPEQTEIFLQMVGAGFDAHCVHNVSTVLKARWGALAYLISAGSSWKQFSFRPFEVVCDGQSYRATSAIVTKGGLYGGPFRLVTGQAPQSRKFTVLLLQGERWDILRLVFSLLRGDGGPAGVEKILAEEIVFPQPGVPLQSDGDSRNFTPCRITNTPSALSVAAPEARPRRRRDAKPHLQQS; translated from the coding sequence ATGACGGAACGTTTTCTCATTCTTCTCAACCCCCGAGCCGGCAGGCGGCGCAGAGACCGGTTGGAACGGTTCCTGGCTGCCCTTCGCCAGACCGGAGCTTCAGTTGAACTCCGGATGACGGAACATGCCGGTCATGCAACGACTCTGACATATCGGGCGCTTTGCTCCGGGAAATACGGTTGTATCGTAGCTGCCGGGGGTGACGGCACTGTGGCAGAAGTTGCACGGGGATTTGTCCTGGCTGGCACGCATACGCCGACCCGGAAAATCCGGTTGGGGATTTGGCCCCTGGGCACGGCGAATGTCTTTGCGCGTGAACTGCACGTGCCTTTTGCGCCTCAAGCCAATGCCCGGCTTCTGATTTCAGGACAGCGTGTGAACGTCTGGCCGGGGCTGATACAGTACTGCCAGGAAACAGGCAGCTGGAAAGCGGCCCCTCACTCTCCGCCGGAACAGACCGAAATATTCCTCCAGATGGTCGGCGCAGGTTTTGATGCTCATTGTGTGCACAATGTTTCCACTGTCCTGAAAGCGCGTTGGGGGGCGTTGGCTTATCTCATCTCAGCCGGCTCCAGCTGGAAGCAGTTCTCTTTTCGCCCCTTTGAAGTGGTTTGCGATGGCCAGTCCTACAGAGCCACTTCCGCGATCGTCACCAAAGGTGGTCTTTATGGCGGCCCGTTTCGTCTGGTGACTGGGCAGGCCCCGCAGAGCAGGAAGTTTACCGTGCTTCTGCTGCAGGGCGAGCGCTGGGATATATTACGTCTGGTTTTCAGCCTTCTGCGGGGTGATGGGGGCCCTGCAGGAGTGGAGAAAATCCTGGCTGAGGAAATTGTTTTTCCTCAACCGGGCGTTCCGCTTCAAAGTGATGGAGACAGCCGGAACTTTACCCCCTGCCGGATCACGAATACGCCTTCTGCCTTGTCTGTGGCTGCACCTGAAGCCCGGCCGCGCAGACGGCGGGACGCAAAGCCTCATTTGCAGCAGAGCTGA
- the lldD gene encoding FMN-dependent L-lactate dehydrogenase LldD, protein MIISSARDYREAARRRLPPFLFHYIDGGAGDEETMRHNQTDLRNLALRQRVLQGVGDIDLSVSLLDQTFSMPIGLGPVGLAGMYARRGEVQAARAAEGQGVPFTLSSVSVCPIEEVQRACPKPIWFQLYVLRDRAFMKNVLERAWAVGIRTLIFTVDMPLPGSRYRDAHSGMSGPYAPIRRIAQAMVHPRWALDVGIFGRPHDLGNVSTYFGKKTKLEDYVGWLAKNFDPSISWKDLQWIRDFWKGSMVIKGILDPDDARDAVRFGADGIVVSNHGGRQLDGALSTAKALPVIADAVKGELAILVDSGIRTGLDVVRVLAAGADMALLGRAWVYALGAAGGKGVTHLLELMRREMEVTMTLIGVSNIASITPACLARLDKE, encoded by the coding sequence ATGATTATTTCATCAGCCAGAGATTACCGTGAAGCCGCCCGGCGCAGGCTTCCTCCTTTCCTGTTCCATTACATTGATGGCGGAGCAGGGGATGAGGAAACCATGCGCCATAACCAGACAGACCTTCGGAATCTGGCCCTGCGCCAGAGGGTATTGCAGGGGGTGGGCGACATTGATCTGTCGGTTTCTCTGCTTGACCAGACTTTTTCGATGCCGATCGGGCTGGGACCGGTCGGGCTGGCCGGCATGTATGCACGGCGCGGTGAAGTCCAGGCAGCCCGCGCTGCGGAAGGACAGGGCGTGCCGTTCACCCTTTCATCCGTCTCGGTGTGTCCCATTGAGGAAGTGCAGCGCGCCTGCCCAAAGCCGATCTGGTTTCAGCTCTACGTGCTGCGTGACCGTGCCTTCATGAAGAATGTTCTGGAACGCGCCTGGGCTGTGGGTATCCGCACCCTGATCTTCACGGTGGATATGCCCCTGCCGGGCTCGCGCTACCGTGATGCCCATTCCGGCATGTCAGGCCCCTACGCGCCGATCCGCCGCATTGCCCAGGCCATGGTTCATCCGCGCTGGGCGCTGGATGTGGGTATTTTCGGCCGTCCCCATGATCTTGGGAACGTCTCGACATATTTCGGCAAGAAAACGAAGCTTGAAGACTATGTCGGCTGGCTGGCCAAAAACTTCGATCCTTCCATCTCCTGGAAAGACCTGCAGTGGATCCGCGATTTCTGGAAAGGTTCCATGGTGATCAAGGGCATCCTGGACCCGGATGATGCCCGTGATGCCGTGCGCTTCGGGGCTGACGGAATCGTTGTCTCCAACCACGGCGGGCGCCAGCTGGACGGCGCCCTCTCAACCGCCAAGGCGCTGCCGGTCATCGCCGATGCGGTCAAGGGAGAGCTGGCCATCCTGGTGGATTCTGGCATTCGCACCGGGCTGGATGTGGTACGCGTTCTGGCGGCCGGTGCGGACATGGCCCTGCTGGGCCGGGCCTGGGTCTATGCGCTGGGGGCTGCAGGCGGCAAGGGGGTTACCCATCTGCTGGAGCTCATGCGGCGTGAAATGGAAGTCACGATGACCCTGATCGGGGTGTCCAACATCGCCTCCATCACACCTGCCTGTCTGGCCCGTCTGGACAAGGAATAA
- a CDS encoding N-formylglutamate amidohydrolase: protein MKKSTAPPFSEHFPTGLQNWPQDTRRFDHFLKAYPDILGGQKGNSAHLSPCLLSSPHSGRDYLSSFLSTAQLPLYALQHMEDRFVDDLVAELPGYGMSLLHARFPRSYCDPNRNWRELDPNMFRPSLDPDFVAEALTWSERVAAGFGVVPRCVQVGRPIYRHCLEPDDAFHRLNHYWHPYHQALQALQQEITEIFGLSVLLDMHSMPPSPQYADADIILGDAFGQSCAPELADKVEAFFQQAGYRVRRNRPYSGGYITRAYGQPDQGRHALQIEISRKLYLNPTTLAPSSRYSALKETLTTLLAQIGQWTLSSAANEALRPAVCAAGLQVQPQTRQKAYS from the coding sequence GTGAAAAAATCCACCGCCCCTCCTTTTTCCGAACATTTCCCCACTGGGCTGCAAAACTGGCCCCAGGATACGCGGCGCTTTGATCATTTTCTCAAAGCATACCCAGATATTCTGGGAGGGCAGAAAGGAAATTCCGCCCATCTGTCACCGTGTCTTCTGTCATCCCCTCATTCGGGGCGTGATTACCTCAGCAGCTTTCTGAGCACGGCTCAACTGCCTCTTTACGCGCTGCAGCATATGGAAGACCGGTTTGTCGATGACCTGGTCGCCGAGCTTCCCGGCTATGGGATGAGCCTGCTGCATGCGCGTTTTCCCCGCAGCTATTGCGACCCGAACCGTAACTGGCGTGAGCTGGACCCCAACATGTTCCGTCCCTCTCTTGATCCCGACTTCGTTGCTGAGGCGCTGACATGGAGCGAGCGTGTTGCCGCAGGTTTCGGTGTGGTGCCTCGCTGCGTGCAGGTCGGTCGCCCGATCTACCGCCACTGCCTCGAACCGGACGACGCTTTTCATCGGCTGAACCATTACTGGCACCCCTATCATCAGGCGCTCCAAGCCCTGCAGCAGGAAATAACAGAAATTTTCGGCCTGTCAGTGCTGCTGGATATGCACTCAATGCCTCCTTCTCCCCAATATGCAGACGCTGACATTATCCTTGGCGATGCTTTCGGCCAGAGCTGCGCGCCCGAATTGGCTGACAAGGTGGAAGCTTTCTTTCAGCAGGCCGGATATCGCGTCCGCCGCAACCGCCCTTACTCCGGCGGCTACATCACCCGCGCTTATGGCCAGCCGGATCAGGGGCGCCATGCGCTGCAGATCGAAATCAGCCGCAAGCTTTATCTCAACCCAACCACGCTGGCACCGAGTTCCCGCTACAGCGCCCTGAAAGAAACTCTTACCACCCTCCTGGCCCAGATAGGCCAATGGACGCTCAGCTCTGCTGCAAATGAGGCTTTGCGTCCCGCCGTCTGCGCGGCCGGGCTTCAGGTGCAGCCACAGACAAGGCAGAAGGCGTATTCGTGA
- a CDS encoding zinc-binding alcohol dehydrogenase family protein has product MHAVGFRKAGPISAPDSLIDFETSVPEPGPHDLLVQIKAISVNPADTKVRANAMPPEGQTRIPGWDAAGIVVKAGSETSLFRPGDEVYFAGDISRPGTYADYTLVDERITGHKPKSLTWAQAASIPLTALTAWEGLFDRLKIVPKSSGASTPQPSEHPEALLVIGGAGGVGSIIIQLARALTDLTVIATASRPETAQWATRMGAQHVIDHHASLVDQLSCLSVPAPRYVYSTNQTDKHLAAIAELIAPEGSLVLIDDPATLNVVPFKRKSVGIHWEFMFTRPLFHTADMRDQGRILNRVSEMLDNHELKPTDHLHMEGVTAENLRQAQEILESGKAIGKIVLTNS; this is encoded by the coding sequence ATGCATGCCGTCGGCTTCAGGAAAGCAGGGCCGATTTCTGCACCTGATTCCCTCATTGATTTTGAAACATCTGTACCGGAACCCGGCCCGCATGACCTGCTGGTGCAGATCAAGGCCATTTCCGTCAATCCTGCCGATACGAAAGTGCGCGCCAATGCCATGCCGCCCGAAGGCCAGACGCGCATTCCTGGTTGGGACGCGGCAGGCATTGTCGTGAAAGCAGGATCAGAAACCAGCCTTTTCCGCCCCGGTGACGAAGTCTATTTTGCCGGCGATATCAGCCGCCCCGGTACATATGCCGATTATACACTGGTGGATGAACGCATCACCGGCCACAAGCCGAAATCCCTCACCTGGGCGCAGGCCGCCTCCATTCCGCTTACAGCGCTCACGGCATGGGAAGGACTTTTCGACCGGTTGAAGATAGTGCCGAAGTCCTCTGGTGCTTCAACCCCGCAGCCTTCCGAGCACCCGGAAGCCTTGCTGGTTATCGGCGGCGCCGGGGGCGTTGGATCAATCATCATTCAGCTGGCGCGCGCACTTACCGATCTTACCGTCATTGCCACCGCTTCCAGGCCTGAAACCGCTCAGTGGGCAACCCGCATGGGGGCGCAGCATGTCATCGACCATCATGCATCTCTCGTTGACCAGCTTTCCTGCCTGTCCGTCCCAGCGCCGCGTTACGTGTATTCCACCAATCAGACGGACAAGCATCTGGCGGCCATTGCCGAACTGATCGCCCCTGAAGGCAGCCTCGTTCTGATCGACGACCCGGCCACGCTCAACGTCGTGCCTTTCAAGCGCAAAAGTGTCGGCATTCACTGGGAGTTCATGTTCACCCGGCCGCTGTTTCACACAGCTGACATGCGTGACCAGGGCCGGATTCTGAACCGCGTTTCAGAGATGCTCGACAACCACGAGCTCAAACCCACCGACCATCTTCACATGGAAGGCGTCACTGCCGAAAACCTCAGGCAGGCCCAGGAAATACTCGAAAGCGGCAAGGCGATCGGGAAAATCGTTCTTACCAATTCTTAA